The Geotalea uraniireducens Rf4 genome window below encodes:
- the rfbH gene encoding lipopolysaccharide biosynthesis protein RfbH: MDDAKKQEKELREQAIQAALRYYEFRHKGDKPFIPGNRIPYAGRVFDEREIASLIDSSLDFWLTTGRYAEKFEKEFAEFLGVQHCSLTNSGSSANLLAFMALTSPKLGARRIKRGDEVITVAAGFPTTVAPVIQYGAVPVFIDVQFPTYNADSTQLEAALSDRTKAVMLAHTLGNPFDLKAVKAFCDRHNLWLIEDNCDALGSRYLHNGEWRYTGTIGHLGTSSFYPPHHMTMGEGGAVYTDDTTLKRLVESFRDWGRDCWCPSGRDNTCGNRFTQKFGELPYGYDHKYVYSHFGYNLKVTDMQAAIGVAQLEKLPGFIEARKKNWRLLREGLAKLADRFILPEPTPDSDPSWFGFLLTVREDAGFTRDEIVSHLESKGIQTRMLFAGNLIKHPCFDEMREEGKGYRVVGNLENTDRIMHDTFWIGVYPGMTGEMVEFMIATLRGFCKR, from the coding sequence GTGGACGACGCCAAAAAACAGGAAAAAGAGTTGCGGGAGCAGGCTATTCAGGCTGCACTCAGGTATTATGAGTTCAGGCATAAAGGCGATAAGCCGTTCATCCCGGGAAATCGCATACCCTATGCCGGCCGGGTTTTTGATGAAAGGGAAATTGCCAGTCTGATTGATTCCTCCCTCGATTTTTGGCTTACCACCGGCAGATACGCGGAGAAATTCGAAAAGGAATTCGCCGAATTCCTTGGCGTTCAGCACTGCTCACTGACCAATTCCGGTTCCTCCGCCAACCTGCTGGCATTCATGGCGCTTACTTCGCCGAAGCTGGGGGCGCGACGGATAAAACGGGGAGACGAGGTGATTACCGTGGCTGCCGGCTTTCCCACCACCGTTGCGCCGGTTATCCAGTACGGTGCAGTGCCGGTCTTTATTGATGTGCAGTTTCCCACCTACAATGCGGACAGCACCCAACTGGAGGCTGCCCTTTCCGACCGCACCAAAGCGGTGATGCTGGCCCATACCCTGGGTAATCCCTTCGATCTCAAGGCGGTCAAGGCTTTTTGTGACCGGCACAATCTCTGGCTGATCGAGGACAACTGCGATGCGCTCGGCTCGCGCTATCTCCACAACGGCGAATGGCGTTATACCGGCACCATCGGCCATCTGGGCACCTCCAGTTTTTATCCCCCCCACCATATGACCATGGGGGAGGGGGGGGCGGTCTATACCGACGACACCACCCTCAAGCGACTGGTGGAGTCATTCCGCGACTGGGGTCGCGACTGCTGGTGCCCGTCGGGCCGCGATAACACCTGCGGCAACCGCTTCACCCAAAAGTTCGGCGAGCTCCCCTACGGCTACGACCATAAATACGTTTATTCCCACTTTGGCTACAACCTGAAGGTGACCGACATGCAGGCGGCCATCGGAGTCGCTCAACTGGAGAAGCTACCCGGCTTCATCGAAGCGCGGAAGAAGAACTGGCGGCTGTTGCGGGAAGGTTTGGCAAAGCTTGCCGACAGGTTCATTCTCCCGGAGCCGACGCCGGATTCTGACCCGAGTTGGTTCGGCTTCCTGCTCACCGTGCGCGAAGACGCCGGTTTCACCAGGGATGAGATCGTCAGCCACCTGGAGTCCAAAGGCATCCAGACCCGGATGCTCTTTGCCGGCAACCTGATTAAGCACCCCTGTTTCGATGAGATGCGGGAAGAAGGGAAAGGGTATCGGGTCGTCGGTAACCTGGAGAATACCGACAGAATAATGCACGACACCTTCTGGATCGGGGTTTATCCGGGTATGACCGGGGAGATGGTGGAGTTCATGATTGCAACGCTGCGAGGGTTTTGTAAGAGATGA
- the rfbG gene encoding CDP-glucose 4,6-dehydratase codes for MDQRPSAVENLVEKTVGGRQSAVGGERPYIFNGKNGKCMNDMEFWKGKKIFLTGHTGFKGSWLSLWLHSLGAEVTGYALAPPTEPSLFELCGINDLVASTIADVRDGDRLKSEMVKASPDIVIHMAAQPLVRDSYKIPVETYAVNVMGTVHLLEAVRSCPRVKAVVNVTTDKCYENREWIWGYRENEPMGGYDPYSNSKGCSELVTAAYRSSYFVNQQLNSSATQRHGAAVATARAGNVIGGGDWAVDRLIPDCVKSLLSGEKILIRNPHAIRPWQHVLEPLSGYLLLAQRLYEEGPAFASGWNFGPHDEDARPVEWIVERLCARWGEGAAYELDMGDHPHEAHFLKLDCSKARAELGWRQRWGLERSLDSIVEWTEAYREKRDLREACLKQMEEYLTV; via the coding sequence TTGGACCAGCGGCCGAGCGCCGTGGAAAATCTGGTAGAGAAGACGGTCGGGGGGCGGCAGTCGGCGGTCGGTGGTGAAAGGCCTTATATCTTCAATGGCAAAAACGGAAAATGTATGAATGATATGGAGTTCTGGAAAGGCAAAAAAATCTTCCTCACCGGCCATACAGGTTTCAAGGGTTCGTGGCTTTCTTTGTGGCTCCATTCCCTCGGGGCAGAGGTGACTGGCTATGCGCTGGCGCCGCCGACGGAGCCGAGCCTGTTTGAGTTGTGCGGCATCAACGATCTTGTTGCCTCGACCATTGCCGATGTGCGGGACGGTGACCGGCTGAAGTCGGAGATGGTCAAGGCCTCTCCCGATATCGTCATCCACATGGCGGCCCAACCTCTTGTGCGGGACTCGTACAAAATCCCGGTGGAGACCTACGCCGTCAACGTCATGGGGACCGTTCACCTGCTGGAAGCGGTGCGCAGCTGCCCCCGCGTAAAGGCGGTGGTCAACGTGACCACCGACAAGTGCTACGAAAACCGTGAATGGATCTGGGGGTACCGGGAAAACGAGCCGATGGGGGGGTATGACCCCTACTCCAACAGCAAGGGGTGTTCGGAGTTGGTGACAGCCGCCTATCGCTCGTCGTATTTTGTCAATCAACAACTCAACAGTTCAGCCACTCAACGCCACGGCGCAGCCGTGGCAACTGCCCGGGCCGGCAATGTCATCGGCGGCGGCGACTGGGCAGTTGACCGGCTCATTCCAGACTGCGTCAAGTCGCTGTTGAGTGGCGAAAAGATTCTGATCAGGAATCCGCACGCCATCCGCCCCTGGCAGCATGTCCTTGAACCCCTTTCCGGCTACCTGCTCCTGGCGCAGCGGCTCTATGAGGAAGGTCCTGCTTTTGCTTCCGGGTGGAACTTCGGCCCCCATGACGAAGACGCCAGGCCTGTTGAGTGGATTGTGGAGAGGCTCTGCGCCCGGTGGGGTGAAGGCGCAGCATATGAGCTGGACATGGGCGACCATCCCCACGAGGCCCACTTCCTGAAGCTCGACTGCTCCAAGGCAAGGGCTGAACTGGGGTGGCGGCAGCGATGGGGCCTTGAGCGGTCGCTGGACAGCATCGTTGAGTGGACGGAGGCCTATCGGGAAAAACGGGACCTGCGGGAGGCCTGTCTCAAGCAGATGGAGGAATACCTGACGGTATAG
- the rfbF gene encoding glucose-1-phosphate cytidylyltransferase, giving the protein MKVVILAGGLGTRLSEETVIRPKPMVEIGGKPILWHIMKIYSHYGFNDFVICLGFKGYVIKEYFSNYFLHMSDVTFDMRTNSMEVHQKKAEPWRVTLVDTGMESMTGGRVKRIAPYVADETFMLTYGDGVADVDISKLIDFHKRHGKLATVTSTQPSGRFGALSIDGANNVTAFQEKPAGDGSWINGGFFVLEPQVLDRIAGDATVFEKEPLEGLSRDSQLAAYKHSGFWQPMDTLRDKMHLEELWTSGRAPWKIW; this is encoded by the coding sequence ATGAAAGTAGTCATTCTGGCAGGCGGTCTGGGAACCAGACTCAGCGAAGAGACGGTAATAAGGCCGAAGCCGATGGTGGAGATAGGCGGCAAGCCGATCCTCTGGCATATAATGAAGATCTACTCCCACTACGGTTTCAACGACTTCGTCATCTGCCTGGGCTTCAAGGGGTACGTGATCAAAGAGTACTTTTCCAACTATTTTCTCCACATGAGCGACGTTACCTTCGATATGCGCACTAATTCCATGGAGGTCCACCAGAAAAAGGCCGAACCGTGGCGGGTGACCCTCGTGGATACCGGCATGGAGTCGATGACCGGCGGCAGGGTAAAACGCATTGCCCCCTATGTGGCAGATGAAACCTTCATGCTGACCTACGGCGATGGGGTTGCGGACGTTGATATTTCCAAGCTGATTGATTTTCACAAACGCCACGGCAAGCTGGCGACCGTTACCTCCACCCAGCCGTCCGGCCGCTTCGGCGCCTTGAGCATTGACGGCGCGAACAATGTGACGGCATTCCAGGAAAAGCCGGCTGGTGACGGCTCATGGATCAACGGCGGTTTCTTTGTCCTTGAGCCGCAGGTGCTCGATCGTATTGCGGGAGACGCAACGGTCTTCGAAAAGGAACCGCTCGAGGGATTGTCGCGCGACAGCCAGCTGGCGGCCTATAAGCACTCGGGGTTCTGGCAGCCGATGGATACGCTACGGGACAAGATGCACCTGGAGGAGCTTTGGACCAGCGGCCGAGCGCCGTGGAAAATCTGGTAG